In the genome of Ancylomarina subtilis, one region contains:
- the rsgA gene encoding ribosome small subunit-dependent GTPase A, with protein MKEGLVIKSTGSWYTVKTNDGEVHNCRIKGRFRMEGIRTTNPISVGDIVEFNQEKDANVIVKINDRKNYIIRKSTNLSKSSQIIAANIDHAFLIVTVNYPLTTSTFIDRFLAAAEAYGIPVNLVFNKIDRYKNGDLTQLNELKDIYQSIGYKCFEVSARTGLNIDLLKDEMKNKINLLSGHSGVGKSTLINLIQPGLELKTGEISESHASGKHTTTFSEMFELDFGGYIIDTPGIRGFGTYDMKKEEMFHFFPEIFKISEKCQFHNCTHMHEPKCAVKRAVETGEIAESRYDSYWGMMSEDEELKYR; from the coding sequence GTGAAAGAAGGATTAGTCATAAAATCAACAGGAAGCTGGTACACCGTTAAAACCAATGATGGTGAGGTTCATAACTGCAGAATCAAAGGTCGCTTTCGTATGGAAGGGATTCGTACAACTAACCCTATTTCAGTAGGCGACATTGTTGAGTTTAATCAAGAAAAAGATGCCAATGTCATTGTAAAAATCAACGACAGAAAAAATTATATTATCCGTAAATCAACTAATCTATCAAAGAGCAGTCAGATTATTGCGGCTAATATTGATCACGCTTTTTTAATTGTTACCGTCAACTATCCACTCACTACAAGTACGTTTATCGACCGTTTTCTCGCTGCAGCTGAAGCCTATGGCATTCCTGTAAATCTGGTTTTTAATAAGATTGATCGTTACAAAAACGGAGACCTGACACAACTGAATGAACTAAAAGACATCTACCAAAGCATTGGCTATAAGTGTTTCGAAGTTTCGGCAAGAACGGGATTAAATATAGATCTTCTTAAGGATGAGATGAAAAATAAAATCAATCTTCTATCCGGACATTCCGGTGTTGGGAAGTCCACCCTGATTAATCTCATTCAGCCTGGCTTAGAACTGAAAACAGGTGAAATATCAGAATCACATGCTTCTGGTAAACACACCACAACATTCTCTGAAATGTTCGAGCTCGATTTTGGTGGATATATTATTGACACACCCGGAATTCGTGGATTTGGAACTTACGATATGAAAAAAGAGGAAATGTTCCATTTCTTCCCTGAAATTTTTAAAATTTCGGAAAAGTGCCAATTCCATAACTGCACGCATATGCACGAACCCAAATGTGCTGTTAAGAGAGCCGTTGAAACGGGTGAAATTGCAGAAAGCCGTTACGACAGCTATTGGGGCATGATGTCTGAAGATGAAGAATTGAAATACAGATAG
- a CDS encoding SulP family inorganic anion transporter: MSKLFSPKLFSLLKAGLDRKQLSNDVMAGIVVGIVALPLAIAFAVASGVSPDKGLITAIVAGLIISFFGGSRVQIGGPTGAFIVIVYGIVETHGIGGLIISTIMAGILLVIFGCLKLGTLLKYFPHPLIVGFTSGIALVIFSTQIKDALGLDIDKVPSDFLAKWEMYFTHIDSLNLTALILTVATILITIYSKKITSKIPGSFIAIIAITLSVQLFELPVTTIESFFGEIPTSISISFPAIEWGNLTQYIAPAITIALLGAIESLLSAVVADGMIGGNHRSNTELIAQGIANIVTPFFGGIPATGAIARTATNIKNGGRTPIAGIVHALTLLLIMLFFGKWAKLIPMSCLAGVLIVVSYNMSEWRVFRSILKSSGFDILVLLSTFFLTVLVDLTIAIEVGVVLSAVLFMKRMADKGEQIQKDVNIDLIEDYSDLPKDISVYEISGPFFFASAKEYAQLIQQIGLKSKTIVIRMRHVPFIDATGFHNFKSVIQTLQNSDVTIILSGVNESVLQDMKRYDLISKIGEDQIFDSFNHALDYAKVCQN, encoded by the coding sequence ATGTCAAAATTATTTAGTCCTAAACTGTTTAGTCTTTTAAAAGCGGGTCTTGACAGAAAACAACTTTCCAATGATGTGATGGCTGGAATCGTTGTGGGTATCGTCGCGCTTCCACTTGCAATTGCCTTTGCTGTAGCTTCTGGCGTATCGCCGGATAAGGGTTTGATAACGGCTATTGTGGCGGGATTGATTATTTCGTTTTTTGGAGGTAGTCGTGTGCAGATTGGTGGTCCAACGGGTGCATTTATTGTCATTGTTTATGGGATTGTTGAGACGCATGGTATAGGTGGATTAATTATTTCGACCATTATGGCCGGTATTCTTTTAGTCATATTTGGTTGCCTAAAATTGGGGACACTCCTTAAATATTTTCCACATCCGCTGATTGTTGGTTTTACTTCAGGTATTGCTTTAGTCATATTTTCAACACAGATAAAGGATGCTTTGGGTTTGGATATCGATAAGGTGCCTTCTGATTTTCTGGCAAAATGGGAGATGTATTTTACCCATATTGATAGTTTAAATCTAACGGCGTTGATATTAACTGTCGCAACCATATTAATTACCATTTATTCAAAGAAAATCACCAGTAAAATACCGGGTTCATTCATTGCTATCATTGCTATTACTTTATCCGTTCAGTTATTTGAGCTTCCGGTTACAACAATTGAATCATTCTTTGGAGAAATTCCAACGAGCATTAGCATTAGTTTTCCAGCAATTGAATGGGGAAACTTGACACAATATATTGCTCCTGCGATTACGATTGCTTTGCTTGGAGCGATTGAGTCGTTGTTATCAGCAGTTGTTGCAGATGGGATGATTGGTGGAAATCATCGCTCGAACACCGAACTAATTGCTCAGGGGATAGCAAATATCGTAACCCCTTTCTTTGGCGGAATTCCTGCTACAGGTGCGATTGCCCGAACTGCAACAAACATAAAGAATGGAGGTAGAACCCCTATCGCAGGGATTGTACATGCTCTGACTTTATTGTTGATTATGCTTTTCTTTGGTAAATGGGCAAAGTTGATTCCAATGTCGTGTTTGGCCGGGGTGTTGATTGTGGTGTCTTATAATATGAGCGAGTGGCGGGTTTTCCGATCTATCCTAAAAAGTTCTGGTTTTGATATTCTGGTTCTTTTATCCACTTTCTTCCTAACTGTTTTGGTTGATTTAACCATTGCAATTGAAGTGGGAGTTGTTTTATCAGCTGTACTTTTCATGAAAAGGATGGCTGACAAGGGAGAACAAATTCAAAAGGATGTTAATATCGACCTGATAGAGGATTACAGCGACTTGCCTAAAGATATTTCTGTTTATGAAATTAGTGGTCCCTTCTTTTTTGCTTCGGCTAAGGAATACGCACAGCTGATTCAGCAAATTGGTTTAAAGAGCAAAACGATTGTGATTCGAATGCGTCATGTTCCTTTTATTGATGCAACGGGTTTTCACAACTTTAAATCGGTGATTCAGACTCTTCAGAATTCTGATGTAACCATCATTCTCTCCGGAGTGAATGAGTCGGTATTACAGGATATGAAGAGATATGACCTGATTTCAAAGATTGGAGAAGATCAGATATTTGACTCATTCAATCATGCCTTGGATTATGCTAAGGTCTGTCAGAATTAA
- a CDS encoding DUF4190 domain-containing protein, translating to MEKIKTNAGQGFGVAGLILGILCLFMAFIPCVGVIAIGPGVIAIVLSIVGLVQANNNNGARGINIAALVVSGLGTLIACVWLFVFVGIASLDDEQIEGVVKEVIEEVVRESNSCNTDLQDELNQLEMQLDSLKIDKTIHIQADSTKIEVHIEKK from the coding sequence ATGGAAAAAATTAAAACAAATGCAGGACAGGGCTTCGGTGTAGCTGGGCTAATTCTTGGAATTTTATGTTTGTTCATGGCTTTTATACCTTGTGTAGGGGTAATTGCAATTGGACCAGGGGTCATTGCCATTGTCTTATCAATTGTAGGGCTTGTACAGGCCAATAATAACAACGGTGCCAGAGGTATCAATATTGCAGCTTTAGTGGTTTCAGGTTTGGGTACTCTAATTGCTTGTGTTTGGTTGTTTGTTTTCGTCGGGATTGCTTCGCTTGACGATGAGCAGATTGAAGGAGTGGTTAAAGAGGTGATTGAAGAAGTGGTTCGTGAGTCGAATTCTTGTAATACCGATTTGCAGGATGAATTGAATCAGCTGGAAATGCAATTGGATAGTCTTAAAATTGATAAAACGATTCATATTCAAGCCGATTCGACTAAAATTGAAGTTCATATCGAGAAAAAATAA
- the folK gene encoding 2-amino-4-hydroxy-6-hydroxymethyldihydropteridine diphosphokinase, whose product MTRVYFLLGGNIGNREDLLAEAVRKMTNHVGQFVNASSLYETEPWGFTHEQNFLNQVVVFDSEFSALDILDKTQAIEKELGRVRKKTQYCERTIDIDILFYGNEQIENERLSIPHPRIQERSFALHPLAELIPDFKHPVLKKSIQILKDECSDKLKVNKFN is encoded by the coding sequence ATGACTAGAGTATACTTTTTATTAGGAGGAAATATTGGGAATCGCGAAGACTTATTGGCTGAAGCAGTCAGAAAAATGACAAATCATGTTGGACAATTTGTCAATGCCTCATCGCTTTACGAAACGGAACCATGGGGATTTACCCACGAACAAAATTTTCTGAATCAGGTTGTTGTCTTTGATTCGGAATTCTCTGCTCTGGATATACTTGATAAAACTCAAGCTATAGAAAAAGAATTGGGGCGCGTCCGCAAAAAAACACAATATTGCGAACGAACCATTGATATCGACATTCTATTTTATGGTAATGAACAGATTGAAAACGAAAGACTCTCTATTCCTCATCCCCGAATTCAGGAACGTTCTTTTGCACTTCACCCTCTGGCGGAACTTATCCCGGACTTTAAGCATCCCGTATTAAAAAAGAGTATCCAAATCCTTAAAGACGAATGTTCTGACAAACTAAAAGTCAACAAATTCAATTAA
- a CDS encoding serine hydrolase domain-containing protein, whose product MKTLKRILLALAIFGLTYFVYNTSLKLPVVTSYAAKDVCSGLFVANRSLESLIKNDINYSFMSKTSIEVNEDEKSVTARIFGLFPRKAIYRGALGCCVTDGYNENELKKQTFNKPTIENIPLDTAISSFRNEIDFELLNTALDSVFEHEERTRGVVVLYKNKLIAERYGKGFNQSTPLLGWSMNKSIINAMVGIMKQQNRLDLSDKNLFKEWEMDERKNISLNDLMHMSSGLEWNEGYGDLSDVTKMLYKTGSASDYAIAKQFSVKPDSIWLYSSGTSNIISKYIRKKINNDKEYHNFPYLELFKKIGASTFCYETDAEGTFVGSSFGYACTRDWAKFGLLYLNDGIANGERILPEGWVKYSYTPAKASNGQYGAQFWLNPDSEIDEFMCIGHHGQMVAIIPSQDLVIVRLGLSIDKHFNTNKFIQNVVNSIKK is encoded by the coding sequence ATGAAAACATTAAAACGAATCCTACTTGCTCTTGCCATCTTTGGCTTAACCTACTTTGTTTACAACACAAGCCTTAAGCTCCCTGTTGTCACATCCTATGCGGCAAAAGATGTTTGCTCAGGCCTCTTTGTTGCGAACAGAAGTTTGGAGTCTTTAATCAAGAACGATATCAATTACTCCTTTATGAGTAAAACGTCTATTGAAGTTAATGAAGATGAAAAATCGGTAACGGCACGTATTTTCGGGCTTTTCCCCAGGAAAGCAATTTATCGGGGGGCATTGGGCTGTTGTGTCACTGATGGCTACAACGAGAATGAGTTAAAAAAACAAACCTTTAATAAACCAACAATTGAGAATATTCCTTTGGATACAGCCATAAGCAGCTTCAGAAATGAAATCGATTTTGAACTTCTAAACACAGCTCTCGATTCTGTCTTCGAACATGAAGAAAGAACCCGAGGTGTTGTTGTTCTTTACAAGAATAAATTAATTGCTGAGCGGTATGGTAAGGGCTTCAATCAATCAACACCTCTATTGGGTTGGTCGATGAACAAAAGCATTATCAATGCAATGGTTGGCATCATGAAACAACAAAATCGACTTGATCTTTCAGATAAAAACCTATTTAAAGAGTGGGAAATGGATGAAAGAAAAAACATCAGTCTAAATGATCTGATGCACATGAGCAGCGGTTTAGAATGGAACGAAGGCTATGGTGATTTATCTGATGTAACCAAGATGCTCTACAAAACAGGTAGCGCTTCGGATTATGCCATCGCAAAACAATTTTCTGTAAAACCCGATTCCATCTGGCTTTATTCCTCAGGCACTTCAAACATCATCAGTAAATACATCCGTAAAAAAATTAACAACGATAAGGAATATCACAATTTCCCCTATCTTGAATTGTTTAAGAAAATAGGGGCCAGCACTTTTTGTTATGAAACCGATGCTGAAGGAACATTTGTGGGCTCATCTTTTGGTTATGCATGCACTCGCGACTGGGCTAAGTTTGGATTATTGTATTTAAACGATGGAATAGCAAACGGAGAACGCATTTTACCAGAGGGATGGGTCAAATATTCATACACGCCTGCAAAAGCTTCAAATGGCCAGTATGGAGCTCAGTTTTGGCTCAACCCTGATTCTGAAATTGATGAATTCATGTGTATTGGCCATCACGGTCAGATGGTAGCCATTATTCCATCCCAAGACCTGGTTATTGTCCGTTTAGGTTTATCTATCGACAAACATTTCAATACCAATAAATTTATTCAGAATGTCGTGAATTCTATAAAAAAATAG
- a CDS encoding DUF2752 domain-containing protein codes for MKTFDSYRIINIIFAGVIGLVFIYSCLFLPENGSHLIPSFYTDITHQSSPSLGLSRAFSALVRGQFSLANQFNPYALQIFLFFSFQFIYRLISLNVDRIVFVNRKFWIRTDILLSPFLFLLAFYPLIHFTLQTIVKVIGSIFL; via the coding sequence ATGAAGACTTTTGATTCCTATAGAATCATCAATATTATATTTGCAGGAGTAATTGGACTGGTGTTCATTTACTCCTGTCTTTTTTTGCCCGAGAATGGCAGCCATCTTATCCCGTCCTTCTATACGGATATCACGCACCAATCGAGTCCTTCTTTAGGTCTTTCAAGAGCATTCTCAGCACTTGTGAGAGGACAATTCAGTTTGGCTAATCAGTTTAACCCATATGCTTTACAGATCTTCTTATTTTTCTCGTTTCAGTTTATTTATAGATTAATCTCACTAAATGTAGATCGGATTGTTTTTGTAAATAGAAAGTTTTGGATTCGTACGGATATCCTGTTATCTCCTTTCTTATTTCTACTTGCTTTTTATCCACTCATACACTTTACACTTCAAACAATTGTGAAGGTTATAGGCTCTATTTTTTTATAG
- a CDS encoding DUF2723 domain-containing protein — MSGNNKLSNTDYRRYNIILGWLAFAIAAITYALTMEPSASLWDCGEFITTAYGLEVGHPPGAPLFMIMARFFALFAPEPSQAALMVNLMSALASAFTIMFLFWTITHLAKKLFVKEGEISLANGVAVLGAGMVGALAYTFSDTFWFSAVEGEVYALSSLFTAVVFWAILKWENVAHEKYANRWIILIAYLMGLSIGVHLLNLLAIPAIVFVYYFKKYKTTRNGVLTALGISLLLLGSIMYGIIPGVIKVAAWFELAFVNGMGAPFNTGVMIYAIAMIALVVWAINYSIKHNKVILNTIVTSFVVIMIGYSSFAMIVIRSSANPPMDENNPDNVFALLSYLNREQYGDRPLVFGEYYNAPVKDVKYTDPVYIQKGDKYVIASRKPSYEFDSRFNTIFPRMYSSNAGHVRDYEFWGGASKNNPITVDNGNGPETIYKPSFGNNLAFFFSYQLNHMYWRYFMWNFAGRQNDIQGHGDFRYGNWISGIKFLDEMRLGNQDKVYSELKNKKSKNAYYFLPFILGLIGIFFQINAGQKGKKDFWVVMLLFLLTGLAIVVYLNQYPHQPRERDYAYAGSFYAFAIWIGFGVLGLYKFLQTKMPKLASAGLVSLVCLVAVPGLMAQQNWDDHDRGGRYATLAYAKDYLNSCAPNAILFTYGDNDTFPLWYAQEVEGIRRDIRIVNISLLAGDWYINQMRRKAYDSDPVPMTLSAEKVEPGIRDQIPVMDRLSKAEGLADMIKFVGSDNKATRLETQSGKMLDYFPGKNIYLPVDSAKVITNGTVQKEDAELILDRLEWKLNNNYLYKNSMMILDIIASNNWDRPIYFSIGMGPENYLGLEKFFQLEGAAYRLVPIEADNSYNEYGRINTDLLYDNLMNKFEYGRIKEPDVYMDQFHIITCGIMSFRSNHVRLAAQLNDENQPEKAIKVLDRCMEELPIEKLPIDYALVGFIQEYYRAGATEKANNLLERIAKNSYEKIDYFLSLEPMYFASIEAEQQREIRIVQMLLGLADSGGQKDLKEKIQRDFETLFNSFKQNGGKNR, encoded by the coding sequence ATGTCGGGAAACAATAAACTATCGAATACAGATTATCGTCGGTATAACATTATTCTGGGCTGGTTAGCTTTTGCTATTGCTGCCATTACCTATGCATTAACCATGGAGCCTTCTGCCAGTTTATGGGATTGTGGTGAATTTATCACAACGGCATATGGCCTGGAAGTTGGTCACCCACCGGGAGCACCACTCTTTATGATTATGGCTCGTTTCTTCGCATTATTCGCTCCCGAACCATCACAGGCGGCACTTATGGTCAATCTGATGTCTGCTTTGGCTTCTGCCTTCACCATCATGTTTTTATTTTGGACCATCACCCACCTTGCCAAAAAGCTTTTTGTAAAAGAGGGTGAAATCAGCTTAGCAAATGGTGTTGCAGTACTCGGTGCAGGTATGGTTGGTGCTCTGGCTTACACTTTTTCGGATACCTTCTGGTTTTCGGCTGTTGAAGGAGAGGTTTATGCCCTATCTTCTTTATTTACTGCCGTTGTGTTCTGGGCTATCCTAAAATGGGAGAATGTTGCCCATGAAAAATATGCCAATCGCTGGATTATTTTGATTGCCTATTTGATGGGACTTTCAATCGGGGTTCACCTTCTGAATCTTTTGGCCATTCCAGCCATCGTCTTTGTTTACTATTTCAAAAAATATAAAACAACTCGAAACGGTGTGCTTACAGCCTTAGGCATCTCACTCCTACTTTTGGGCTCAATCATGTATGGAATTATTCCTGGTGTTATAAAAGTTGCTGCCTGGTTCGAATTAGCTTTTGTTAATGGTATGGGAGCCCCTTTCAATACCGGGGTTATGATTTATGCCATTGCCATGATCGCTCTTGTGGTTTGGGCAATTAACTACTCAATCAAGCACAATAAGGTTATTTTAAACACCATCGTCACTTCTTTTGTTGTGATCATGATTGGTTATTCTTCATTTGCCATGATTGTTATCCGTTCGTCGGCAAATCCTCCAATGGACGAAAATAATCCGGACAACGTTTTTGCTCTTTTATCTTACTTAAACCGTGAGCAATATGGTGACAGACCTCTCGTTTTCGGCGAATATTACAATGCCCCTGTAAAAGATGTTAAGTACACTGATCCTGTGTATATCCAAAAGGGTGATAAGTATGTCATCGCTTCTCGCAAGCCATCATATGAATTCGACTCTCGATTTAATACCATTTTCCCACGAATGTACAGTTCGAATGCAGGACACGTTCGCGATTATGAGTTTTGGGGAGGGGCCTCAAAAAACAATCCGATTACAGTCGATAATGGGAATGGTCCTGAAACCATTTATAAGCCAAGCTTCGGCAATAATCTGGCCTTCTTCTTTAGCTATCAGCTTAACCACATGTATTGGCGTTATTTTATGTGGAACTTTGCCGGACGTCAGAATGACATTCAAGGTCATGGTGATTTCCGCTATGGAAATTGGATATCAGGCATCAAGTTTTTAGATGAAATGCGACTTGGTAACCAAGATAAAGTGTATTCAGAACTAAAAAATAAAAAATCGAAAAATGCCTATTACTTCCTGCCCTTTATTTTAGGATTGATCGGTATTTTCTTTCAAATAAATGCCGGACAAAAGGGCAAAAAAGATTTTTGGGTGGTCATGTTGCTTTTCCTTCTTACTGGTCTGGCGATTGTGGTTTATCTGAACCAGTACCCACATCAACCACGTGAACGTGACTATGCCTACGCAGGTTCATTCTATGCTTTTGCCATTTGGATTGGATTTGGCGTATTGGGACTTTACAAGTTCTTGCAAACTAAAATGCCAAAGCTTGCATCTGCAGGATTGGTGAGCTTGGTCTGTCTTGTTGCTGTCCCTGGTCTTATGGCTCAACAAAACTGGGACGATCACGACAGAGGTGGTCGATATGCCACACTGGCCTATGCTAAAGATTATCTGAACTCATGTGCTCCTAATGCAATTCTATTCACATACGGTGATAACGACACCTTCCCTCTTTGGTATGCTCAGGAAGTTGAAGGTATTCGTCGCGATATCCGTATTGTCAACATCAGCTTATTGGCCGGAGACTGGTATATCAATCAGATGCGTAGAAAAGCCTATGACTCTGATCCTGTTCCAATGACTTTATCAGCTGAAAAAGTTGAACCCGGTATACGTGACCAAATTCCTGTAATGGATCGCCTGTCAAAAGCGGAAGGTCTTGCCGACATGATTAAGTTCGTGGGCAGTGACAATAAAGCAACCCGACTGGAAACCCAATCAGGAAAAATGCTCGACTATTTCCCTGGCAAGAACATCTACTTACCGGTTGATTCTGCCAAGGTGATTACTAATGGAACCGTTCAAAAAGAGGATGCTGAACTTATTCTTGATCGTTTAGAGTGGAAACTAAACAACAACTACCTGTACAAGAACAGCATGATGATTTTGGATATTATCGCATCCAACAATTGGGACCGTCCAATCTATTTCTCTATAGGAATGGGACCTGAAAATTATTTAGGATTGGAAAAATTCTTCCAATTGGAAGGTGCTGCTTATCGTTTGGTTCCAATAGAGGCTGACAATTCATATAATGAATATGGACGTATCAATACGGATCTTCTGTATGACAACCTGATGAATAAATTTGAATATGGACGCATTAAAGAACCGGATGTTTATATGGACCAGTTCCATATCATCACCTGTGGCATTATGTCGTTCCGTTCAAACCATGTTCGTTTGGCTGCCCAATTGAATGATGAGAACCAACCAGAAAAAGCCATCAAAGTTCTTGATAGATGCATGGAAGAATTGCCAATTGAAAAGCTGCCTATCGACTACGCACTAGTTGGTTTTATTCAAGAATATTACCGTGCAGGCGCAACCGAGAAAGCCAATAATCTACTTGAACGTATCGCAAAAAACTCATACGAAAAAATAGATTATTTCCTTTCGCTGGAACCCATGTATTTCGCTAGCATTGAAGCGGAACAACAACGAGAAATCCGAATTGTTCAGATGCTGCTAGGACTTGCAGACTCAGGGGGACAAAAAGACCTTAAAGAAAAAATCCAAAGAGATTTCGAAACCCTATTTAATTCCTTCAAACAAAACGGAGGTAAAAACAGATAA
- the sppA gene encoding signal peptide peptidase SppA has product MKNFFKITLASLLAFIIGSVLLLFIGMGIFGAIIASGDQPVNVKNNSVLEITLNKEIMDRGSDNPLDGFDFMSLKSEPKLGLNDILDCIEKAKTDDKIKGIYLNISDIASSFGGYAVAQEIRNKLKEFKTTGKFIVAYNNMGFSQKAYYLASVSDSIYLNPLANIWFTGMGGEMTFYKNFLKKIGVEAQVVRVGKYKSATEPYFLEKMSDASREQNLAYTNAMWNQMAEGIAQERDITVEAFNKLTNELAVRKPQHALDYKLIDGIIYEDEMVTKLKDLTGTRAKKKLNKIGIEKYIKAPKMNRTFSKNKIAVIYATGAIGFEQSSKSIGPELAQTIRKARQDSTIKAIVLRINSPGGSALISDIIWREVDLARQEKPVVASMGNVAASGGYYIACAADTIVADPNTITGSIGIYGLFFSGEELIKDKLGITTDPIGTHKYSSFGGGYPIPFMPFSSRKFNKQERMILQEFLNDGYDTFLSRVANGRHKTVEEIHEVAQGRVWNAIDAQKNGLVDVLGGLETAIAIAKEKAGIEDYRISSLPKEKDPFQAIMDDLTGNVKIRILKSELGVNYQYYEKTKEIMNMGGVQARIPYQIDLY; this is encoded by the coding sequence ATGAAGAATTTTTTTAAAATTACTCTAGCCTCTCTTTTGGCTTTTATCATAGGCAGTGTCCTTCTTCTGTTTATTGGGATGGGGATATTTGGAGCAATTATCGCCAGTGGTGATCAGCCAGTTAACGTAAAGAATAATTCTGTTCTTGAAATCACTTTGAATAAAGAGATCATGGATCGAGGTTCAGATAATCCGTTGGATGGTTTTGATTTTATGAGTTTGAAATCTGAACCTAAACTGGGACTAAACGATATATTGGATTGTATAGAGAAAGCGAAGACAGATGATAAAATCAAGGGGATTTATCTGAACATTAGCGATATTGCTTCAAGTTTTGGAGGTTATGCGGTGGCTCAGGAAATTCGTAATAAGCTTAAAGAGTTTAAGACAACCGGTAAGTTTATTGTTGCCTATAACAATATGGGGTTTTCTCAAAAAGCCTACTATTTGGCATCTGTTTCTGATAGTATCTATCTTAATCCACTTGCTAATATCTGGTTTACAGGTATGGGGGGAGAAATGACTTTTTATAAAAACTTCCTAAAGAAAATTGGTGTTGAGGCTCAGGTTGTAAGAGTTGGGAAATACAAGTCGGCTACAGAGCCTTATTTCCTTGAGAAAATGAGTGATGCATCACGTGAGCAGAATTTAGCTTATACAAATGCAATGTGGAATCAGATGGCGGAAGGCATTGCTCAGGAGCGAGATATTACTGTTGAAGCGTTTAATAAGTTGACCAATGAATTAGCCGTTCGTAAACCTCAGCATGCTTTGGATTATAAGCTTATTGATGGGATTATCTACGAAGATGAAATGGTGACCAAACTTAAGGATTTGACCGGTACCAGAGCGAAGAAAAAACTAAACAAAATTGGTATCGAGAAATATATCAAGGCACCAAAAATGAATAGAACCTTCTCTAAAAATAAGATTGCAGTTATTTATGCAACGGGAGCTATTGGTTTTGAACAATCTTCTAAATCTATTGGACCTGAATTGGCTCAAACCATTCGTAAAGCAAGACAAGATTCAACAATTAAAGCGATTGTGTTACGAATTAATTCACCAGGTGGAAGCGCCCTAATTTCTGATATTATCTGGAGAGAGGTGGATTTGGCGAGACAAGAAAAGCCGGTTGTTGCTTCGATGGGTAATGTTGCTGCTTCGGGTGGTTATTACATTGCTTGTGCTGCTGATACTATTGTTGCTGATCCGAATACGATCACTGGTTCTATTGGTATTTATGGTTTGTTTTTCTCAGGTGAGGAGTTAATTAAGGATAAGTTAGGCATTACAACTGATCCTATTGGAACACATAAGTATTCTTCTTTTGGTGGAGGGTATCCAATTCCATTTATGCCATTCTCATCTCGTAAGTTTAATAAGCAAGAACGTATGATTCTGCAGGAGTTCTTGAATGATGGTTATGATACATTTTTAAGTCGTGTAGCGAATGGTCGTCATAAGACTGTTGAAGAGATTCATGAAGTGGCACAAGGTCGTGTGTGGAATGCGATAGATGCTCAAAAGAATGGTTTGGTAGATGTTTTAGGAGGTCTTGAAACTGCCATTGCCATAGCAAAAGAAAAGGCGGGTATTGAAGATTACAGAATCAGTTCATTGCCTAAAGAAAAGGATCCATTCCAGGCTATTATGGATGATTTAACCGGTAATGTGAAGATCCGAATTCTTAAGAGTGAGTTGGGTGTGAACTACCAGTATTACGAAAAAACAAAAGAGATTATGAATATGGGTGGTGTTCAGGCTAGAATTCCATACCAAATTGATTTATATTAA